A genomic region of Eucalyptus grandis isolate ANBG69807.140 chromosome 5, ASM1654582v1, whole genome shotgun sequence contains the following coding sequences:
- the LOC120293882 gene encoding uncharacterized protein LOC120293882, giving the protein MEEAEAVMKIIDRCWFELEIFKKRPDTSPSSTSRSNPGQESIEIPKKESSCLQISRTPLILVRSVSDQTSIIPTRLQASSLSPDSVLPMKPIHSMIYEEEEGFKWNNLRSSEFSHRKKGQMGGRAKRRTLTKSLSELEVEELKGFVDLGFVFLEEDRVDSSLVSIIPGLQRLGNKIKDGEEDDEDAGESVVVVRPYLSEAWEWWEEKRKEDPLMNWKVPALGNETDMKESLKWWAHTVASTVVR; this is encoded by the coding sequence ATGGAAGAAGCGGAAGCAGTCATGAAGATCATCGATAGATGCTGGTTCGAGCTCGAGATATTCAAGAAACGACCAGACACATCgccttcttcaacctccagatCCAACCCGGGTCAAGAAAGCATAGAAATACCCAAGAAAGAAAGCTCGTGTCTTCAAATTTCTCGGACCCCATTAATTCTTGTGAGGTCCGTGAGCGATCAAACGAGCATCATCCCAACACGCTTACAAgcaagttctctctctccagaCTCAGTCCTCCCCATGAAACCTATTCACAGCATGATctatgaagaagaggaaggttTCAAATGGAACAACCTCAGAAGCTCGGAGTTCTCGCACAGAAAAAAGGGCCAAATGGGAGGAAGAGCAAAGAGAAGGACCTTGACTAAGAGCTTGTCGGAGCTCGAGGTCGAAGAGCTAAAAGGGTTCGTGGATCTGGGGTTCGTCTTCTTGGAGGAAGACAGAGTCGACTCAAGCTTGGTCTCCATCATTCCTGGGCTACAGAGACTGGGCAACAAAATTAAagatggtgaagaagatgacgaaGATGCCGGTGAGTCTGTAGTTGTTGTGAGGCCTTATCTGTCGGAGGCGTGGGAATGGtgggaggagaagaggaaggaggatcCATTGATGAACTGGAAGGTTCCCGCTCTTGGGAACGAGACCGACATGAAAGAGAGTCTCAAATGGTGGGCTCACACCGTTGCTTCAACTGTTGTTAGATGA